Proteins found in one Nitratiruptor sp. SB155-2 genomic segment:
- a CDS encoding Bax inhibitor-1/YccA family protein, which yields MDHFNKNVHSITKVANEVRTSAASNEQSKQLDIATFIKKTYQLFAASLMAATTGAYIGMQMAPSIATWYWGLVILEFIMLFGVYLTKSKPGLNLFMLFGFTFMTGLTLTPLLSAVLALPAGANILTNALLLTAVAFGGLSLFAINTTKDFTSLGKFLFIALIIMIVAGLINIFLGSPLLQTLLAAAGAIIFSIFILFDTQNIIRGNFATPVEAAIALYLDVLNLFISLLQILGIFGSDE from the coding sequence ATGGATCATTTCAATAAGAATGTTCACTCTATAACGAAAGTTGCAAACGAAGTTCGAACTTCCGCTGCTAGTAATGAACAATCAAAACAACTCGATATCGCTACCTTTATCAAAAAGACATATCAGCTATTTGCTGCTAGCTTGATGGCTGCAACGACAGGAGCGTATATCGGTATGCAGATGGCACCTTCTATTGCCACATGGTACTGGGGGCTTGTCATATTAGAGTTCATCATGCTCTTTGGTGTCTATTTGACGAAGTCAAAACCGGGCTTAAATCTTTTCATGCTTTTTGGTTTCACGTTTATGACAGGACTTACCTTAACACCTTTGCTCAGCGCTGTGTTAGCACTTCCGGCTGGAGCAAATATCTTAACAAACGCACTTCTGTTAACGGCAGTTGCTTTTGGAGGATTAAGTCTTTTTGCTATTAATACTACAAAAGATTTCACATCATTGGGTAAATTTCTATTTATTGCATTGATCATCATGATTGTTGCCGGTCTTATCAATATCTTTCTTGGAAGTCCTCTTTTACAGACACTTCTGGCAGCTGCAGGAGCTATCATCTTTAGTATTTTCATTCTTTTTGATACACAAAATATCATCCGAGGCAATTTTGCCACTCCAGTAGAAGCTGCAATCGCACTCTATCTTGATGTTTTGAACCTTTTCATCTCGTTACTACAAATTCTTGGGATTTTTGGCAGTGATGAATAA
- a CDS encoding polysaccharide deacetylase family protein — MFQRLLRRSSAAFLLVCSLLFSDAHIFVYHRFGDPRYPSTNTSLAELEAQFTYFKQHHYKVVSLSTLVQALQNKKEIPSNWVILTIDDGFKSFLNALPLFLKFHYPFTLFLATKPIENRYPDYLSWKDLKKIAQYGEIAFHSHTHPHLVDLSNQEIRNDTKKGLELFIKRLGYIPKYYAYPYGEYNERVKRVIKSFGFTAICNQNTGAISKKSDIYDLDRIALVGKVSLPKQLSITHLDAVWFEPKRYPKDGILQKVKIQIDPIYKHAFLYVTGYGWQKVTVNDGFIDQKLHLPLTKKRIRVIIKVKNSKISTKILVRSRYGTE, encoded by the coding sequence ATGTTCCAGAGGCTCCTGCGGCGAAGTAGCGCCGCATTTTTGCTTGTTTGTTCTCTCCTTTTTTCGGATGCCCATATTTTCGTTTATCACCGTTTTGGCGATCCAAGGTATCCTTCCACAAACACATCTCTTGCAGAACTTGAAGCGCAATTTACCTATTTCAAACAACACCACTACAAAGTCGTTTCTCTCTCTACACTGGTACAAGCACTTCAAAACAAAAAAGAGATTCCTTCAAACTGGGTTATACTGACAATCGATGATGGATTTAAAAGTTTTTTAAATGCACTCCCTCTTTTTCTTAAGTTCCACTATCCTTTTACCCTCTTTTTGGCAACCAAACCGATAGAAAACCGCTATCCAGACTATCTAAGCTGGAAGGATCTCAAAAAAATAGCTCAATATGGAGAAATCGCTTTTCATTCCCATACGCACCCTCATCTTGTGGATTTAAGTAACCAAGAGATCCGTAACGATACCAAAAAGGGATTGGAGCTTTTTATAAAAAGGCTTGGATATATTCCAAAATATTATGCCTATCCATATGGCGAATATAATGAACGTGTAAAAAGAGTGATCAAGTCCTTCGGATTTACAGCCATTTGCAACCAAAACACAGGAGCAATTTCTAAAAAGAGCGATATATATGATTTAGACAGGATCGCTCTTGTAGGAAAAGTCTCACTTCCCAAACAACTTTCCATCACACACCTGGATGCTGTGTGGTTTGAACCAAAAAGATATCCGAAAGATGGTATTTTACAAAAAGTAAAAATACAAATAGATCCGATATATAAACACGCTTTTCTTTATGTGACAGGATATGGATGGCAAAAAGTTACTGTAAACGACGGTTTTATTGATCAAAAACTGCACCTACCACTAACAAAAAAGCGTATTAGAGTGATAATAAAGGTAAAAAATAGTAAAATTAGTACAAAAATTTTGGTGAGGAGCCGATATGGAACTGAATGA
- the secG gene encoding preprotein translocase subunit SecG, with amino-acid sequence MIKVLFILQIVLAIILTIVILLQKSSSIGLGAYSGSNESVFGAKGPQGFLARLTFFLATVFVFNTILLGYLYNKNYTKSVVDTIKVQKTVPIPTVPTPITEQKSNVPEAPAAK; translated from the coding sequence ATGATAAAAGTTCTTTTTATCCTTCAAATCGTTCTTGCCATCATTCTAACCATCGTTATTTTACTACAAAAAAGCTCTTCTATCGGTCTAGGAGCATACAGCGGAAGCAATGAATCTGTCTTTGGCGCAAAAGGACCACAAGGATTTTTGGCACGACTGACTTTCTTTTTGGCAACCGTTTTTGTCTTCAATACTATTTTGCTCGGATACTTGTACAATAAAAATTATACAAAATCGGTGGTAGATACGATCAAAGTACAAAAAACGGTACCTATACCTACTGTCCCAACACCTATAACAGAACAAAAATCGAATGTTCCAGAGGCTCCTGCGGCGAAGTAG
- the frr gene encoding ribosome recycling factor, giving the protein MELNEIYEYARDHMQKSLDVLKKDFNTLRTGRVTTAVVENIKVDYYGAPTPLNQAASVVAADATTIVISPWDKSLLGEIERAIQEANIGVNPNNDGDQIKLFFPPMTVEQREAEAKKAKQFGEKAKIAIRNVRRDANDKIKKLFKDKAITEDEEKRGLEEVQKITDEFIKKVDDLVKQKEQEIMKV; this is encoded by the coding sequence ATGGAACTGAATGAGATCTATGAATATGCGCGTGATCATATGCAAAAGAGTTTGGATGTTTTGAAAAAAGATTTCAATACTCTTCGAACCGGTCGGGTGACAACAGCAGTTGTTGAAAATATCAAAGTGGACTATTATGGAGCACCAACGCCACTGAATCAGGCGGCTAGCGTCGTTGCAGCTGATGCAACAACGATCGTTATCTCTCCATGGGACAAATCACTGCTTGGAGAAATAGAAAGAGCTATTCAAGAAGCAAATATCGGTGTCAATCCAAACAATGACGGTGATCAGATCAAGCTCTTTTTTCCCCCAATGACAGTGGAGCAAAGAGAAGCGGAAGCGAAAAAAGCAAAACAGTTTGGTGAAAAAGCAAAAATCGCCATCCGAAATGTTCGACGCGATGCAAATGACAAGATCAAAAAACTCTTTAAAGATAAAGCGATCACAGAAGATGAAGAGAAACGAGGACTCGAAGAGGTCCAAAAAATTACCGATGAGTTTATCAAAAAAGTGGACGATTTAGTCAAACAAAAAGAGCAAGAGATTATGAAGGTGTAA
- a CDS encoding class I SAM-dependent methyltransferase, which translates to MHHIKEFNRFASDYQQYKIIQSKVAKHLVKNSKYQGKKIADLGAGSGEVYRSIFWEFEKLYACDLSSNMLALHPEEKVEKIICDFDTKACFERIKRLDIDQIFASSSLQWSKDLPTLFYRLSQLQIPLSLALFTSNTFKTIHSMLGIESPIYTEDEILQQARNFFMLNYEKRVYRLFFSSSKEMFTYIKRSGVSAGKKMASIGELKRLFREYPHSYLEFEVVFLWVD; encoded by the coding sequence TTGCACCATATCAAAGAGTTCAATCGTTTCGCTTCGGATTATCAGCAGTATAAAATCATACAATCAAAAGTGGCAAAGCATCTTGTCAAAAACTCTAAATATCAAGGAAAAAAGATTGCTGATTTAGGTGCTGGCAGCGGAGAGGTGTACAGGTCTATTTTTTGGGAATTTGAAAAGTTGTACGCATGTGATCTCTCATCCAATATGCTTGCACTACACCCAGAAGAGAAGGTAGAAAAAATCATATGCGATTTTGACACGAAAGCGTGTTTTGAAAGGATCAAGCGACTAGATATTGATCAAATATTTGCTTCCTCTTCACTCCAGTGGAGCAAAGATCTGCCCACTCTTTTTTATAGGCTGAGTCAGTTGCAAATACCTCTTTCTTTAGCACTTTTTACCAGCAATACCTTCAAAACGATTCATTCTATGCTGGGAATCGAATCACCTATATACACTGAAGATGAGATTTTGCAACAAGCACGAAACTTTTTTATGCTAAACTATGAGAAAAGGGTGTATAGACTCTTTTTCTCTTCGTCCAAAGAGATGTTTACCTATATTAAAAGAAGTGGAGTAAGTGCAGGAAAAAAGATGGCTTCTATAGGCGAGTTGAAAAGACTTTTTCGAGAGTATCCTCATTCTTATCTTGAATTTGAAGTGGTGTTTTTATGGGTCGATTGA